A genome region from uncultured Desulfovibrio sp. includes the following:
- the asnS gene encoding asparagine--tRNA ligase: MQRTLIADALAATAPQRDMTLCGWIRTRRDAKDFSFVEVNDGSCLANMQCIVDAGTPAHEALGDASTGAAICVKGELVPSPGKGQQWEVRAAAITVFGKADPETYPLQKKRHSDEFLRTIAHLRSRTNKYGAAFRIRSEAARAVHDFFHSRRFAWVHTPILTGSDCEGAGEMFRVTTLPGAPNPAEDFFGRSCNLTVSGQLEAEALALGLGRVYTFGPTFRAENSNTPRHAAEFWMIEPEMAFADLEDIMELGESLTRHVVEHCLSQCEADIHLFDAYVDKGLVERLQGMLRQPFARCTYHEAIQILQDSGRNFTFPVAFGVDLQTEHERYLAEEHFQRPVIVYNYPREIKAFYMRANDDGETVAAMDVLVPRIGELIGGSQREERLDRLNARLLELGQNAGDYWWYLDLRRFGTAPHAGFGLGFERLLMMLTGITNIRDVIPFPRTPGSLEF, translated from the coding sequence ATGCAACGCACGCTTATCGCCGATGCGCTGGCCGCCACGGCGCCGCAGCGCGACATGACGCTTTGCGGCTGGATACGCACCCGCCGTGATGCCAAGGACTTCAGCTTTGTGGAAGTGAACGACGGCTCCTGCCTGGCCAATATGCAGTGCATCGTGGATGCGGGAACTCCCGCTCACGAGGCGCTGGGCGATGCCTCCACCGGCGCCGCCATCTGCGTCAAGGGCGAACTGGTGCCCTCGCCGGGCAAGGGCCAGCAGTGGGAAGTCCGCGCCGCGGCCATCACGGTTTTTGGCAAGGCCGATCCCGAAACCTACCCCCTGCAGAAAAAGCGTCATTCCGACGAATTTCTGCGCACCATCGCCCACCTGCGCAGCCGCACCAATAAATACGGCGCGGCCTTCCGCATCCGCTCCGAAGCGGCACGGGCCGTGCATGACTTCTTTCACAGCCGCCGCTTTGCCTGGGTGCACACGCCCATTCTCACCGGTTCGGACTGTGAGGGGGCGGGCGAAATGTTCCGGGTGACCACCCTGCCCGGCGCGCCCAATCCGGCCGAGGACTTCTTCGGGCGCTCCTGCAATCTCACCGTGTCCGGCCAGCTGGAAGCCGAGGCGCTGGCGCTGGGCCTGGGCCGCGTCTATACCTTTGGCCCCACCTTCCGGGCGGAAAATTCCAATACGCCGCGCCACGCGGCCGAATTCTGGATGATCGAGCCGGAAATGGCCTTTGCCGACCTGGAAGACATCATGGAGCTGGGTGAATCCCTCACCCGCCACGTGGTGGAGCACTGCCTCAGCCAGTGCGAGGCCGACATCCACCTGTTTGATGCCTATGTGGACAAGGGTCTGGTGGAACGCCTGCAGGGCATGCTCCGGCAGCCCTTTGCCCGCTGCACCTACCACGAGGCCATCCAGATTCTTCAGGACAGCGGACGGAACTTCACCTTTCCCGTGGCCTTCGGCGTGGACCTGCAAACCGAGCACGAGCGCTACCTGGCCGAGGAGCACTTCCAGCGGCCCGTCATCGTCTACAACTACCCCAGGGAAATCAAGGCCTTCTACATGCGCGCCAATGACGACGGCGAAACCGTGGCAGCCATGGACGTACTGGTGCCGCGCATCGGCGAGCTGATCGGCGGATCGCAGCGCGAGGAACGGCTGGACCGGCTCAATGCCCGCCTGCTCGAACTGGGGCAGAATGCCGGGGATTACTGGTGGTATCTGGACCTGCGCCGCTTTGGCACCGCTCCCCATGCCGGTTTCGGCCTGGGCTTCGAGCGCCTGCTCATGATGCTTACCGGCATCACCAATATCCGTGATGTCATTCCCTTCCCGCGCACGCCCGGCAGTCTGGAATTCTAG
- a CDS encoding SAM-dependent methyltransferase has product MKTHSPFPRAARPTPEGAGKAAASRRGPAARAGAQPGKAADRQDAEHPAGPSHTVPDWRSARREKQRASRHAEQLSLARRWPLLPRAALPQEDFSVQLAPRDFMQPLLEELDGRVITVRDRLVLARGRAPAAWAQNVWTAPRWLPVASIGDAVRQLTALQRNWRGHYLRDGGQVRRQHLVEQGLPHVASRPLRFGEAAPTAPLGAFALWDHDLLLASPETTSPFADGEVLFEENRQDPPGRAYLKLWEVFTLLGRRPEPGALCVDLGAAPGGWTWVLAGLGARVFSLDRAALAPQVAAMPGVNHCLGSGFGLDPRHVGCVDWLFSDMICYPARLLEVVRRWIACGACRNVVCTLKFQASTDHETARAFAALPGGELRHLSCNKHELTFIWSREAAGC; this is encoded by the coding sequence ATGAAAACGCATTCCCCATTTCCACGCGCAGCGCGTCCGACGCCGGAAGGCGCCGGCAAGGCTGCTGCATCCCGCCGGGGACCCGCCGCAAGGGCAGGGGCACAGCCCGGCAAGGCCGCAGACCGGCAGGACGCCGAGCACCCGGCCGGGCCGTCGCACACGGTGCCGGACTGGCGTTCGGCCCGTCGGGAAAAGCAGCGCGCGTCCCGCCATGCAGAGCAGCTTTCCCTGGCCCGGCGCTGGCCGCTGCTGCCGCGTGCGGCACTGCCGCAGGAGGACTTCAGCGTGCAGCTGGCCCCGCGCGACTTCATGCAGCCGCTGCTGGAAGAACTGGACGGGCGCGTCATCACGGTGCGGGACCGTCTTGTGCTGGCCAGGGGCAGGGCGCCTGCGGCCTGGGCACAGAATGTGTGGACCGCGCCGCGCTGGCTGCCCGTGGCCTCCATCGGGGATGCCGTGCGCCAGCTGACAGCCCTGCAACGCAACTGGCGCGGGCATTATCTGCGGGATGGCGGACAGGTGCGACGCCAGCATCTTGTGGAACAGGGCCTGCCGCACGTGGCCTCCCGCCCCCTGCGCTTTGGCGAGGCCGCGCCCACGGCACCGCTGGGGGCTTTTGCCCTCTGGGATCATGATCTGCTGCTGGCCTCGCCGGAAACCACCTCGCCTTTTGCTGACGGGGAGGTGCTGTTTGAGGAAAACCGGCAGGACCCGCCGGGGCGGGCCTATCTCAAGCTCTGGGAAGTCTTTACGCTGCTGGGGCGTCGCCCTGAGCCGGGCGCGCTGTGTGTGGACCTGGGCGCCGCACCGGGCGGCTGGACGTGGGTGCTGGCCGGGCTGGGGGCGCGCGTCTTCAGCCTTGACAGGGCAGCGCTGGCCCCGCAGGTGGCGGCCATGCCGGGGGTCAATCACTGTCTGGGCAGCGGCTTTGGTCTGGATCCGCGGCATGTGGGCTGCGTAGACTGGCTGTTTTCGGATATGATCTGCTATCCTGCCCGCCTGCTGGAGGTGGTGCGGCGCTGGATTGCCTGCGGTGCCTGCCGCAATGTGGTCTGCACCCTCAAGTTTCAGGCCAGCACGGATCATGAAACGGCCCGCGCCTTTGCCGCCCTGCCCGGAGGCGAGCTGCGGCACCTGTCCTGCAACAAGCATGAGCTGACGTTCATCTGGTCCCGCGAAGCGGCCGGCTGCTGA
- a CDS encoding phenylacetate--CoA ligase, which translates to MAYRFIPQYDDEELARIQLDGLRYTVAQALKSPQYREHLGDVHPEDIRSLDDLRRLPTVDVEDLRAGYPLPLLCVPPEEVVRIHASSGTTGKRKILSYTQRDIDTFSLQMARCYELAGLTPADRMQIAVGYGLWTAGAGFQLGSEKLGMLTIPVGPGNLDMHLQLLRDMGSTCFGATASMALLMAEEVERAGIRDELKLRKVICGSETRSEKMRQAIESKLGLEASYDIAGMTEMYGPGTAMDCDAHDGLHYWADLFIIEVLNPETLQPVPVGEVGEMVVTSLRKEAVPLLRYRTHDLSRLLPGKCACGLNMPRHDRILGRSDDMIIFRGVNIYPGQIMDVIGAFPELGGEYQVELRRDERAIDHMTLTVERAQGVSADGDAALAETVGRRLHKAILARVDVRVTDAGSLPRTFSKSKRVVDLRQV; encoded by the coding sequence ATGGCCTACCGTTTCATTCCGCAGTATGACGATGAAGAACTGGCCCGCATCCAGCTGGACGGGCTGCGTTACACCGTGGCGCAGGCGCTGAAGTCGCCGCAGTACCGGGAGCATCTGGGTGACGTGCACCCGGAGGATATTCGCAGTCTGGATGATCTGCGCCGGCTGCCCACGGTGGATGTGGAAGACCTGCGGGCAGGCTATCCGCTGCCGCTCCTGTGCGTGCCGCCGGAAGAGGTGGTGCGCATTCATGCCTCCAGCGGGACCACGGGCAAGCGCAAGATATTGTCCTATACGCAGCGCGACATTGATACTTTCAGTCTCCAGATGGCCCGCTGCTACGAGCTGGCGGGGCTGACGCCCGCGGACCGCATGCAGATTGCCGTGGGATACGGCCTGTGGACGGCCGGAGCAGGTTTTCAGCTGGGCAGCGAAAAGCTGGGCATGCTGACCATTCCGGTGGGACCGGGCAATCTGGACATGCACTTGCAGCTGCTGCGGGACATGGGCAGCACCTGCTTCGGGGCCACGGCGTCCATGGCTTTGCTCATGGCCGAAGAAGTGGAGCGCGCCGGAATCCGGGATGAACTGAAGCTCAGAAAGGTCATCTGCGGCTCGGAAACCCGCAGCGAGAAGATGCGGCAGGCCATTGAAAGCAAGCTGGGCCTGGAAGCCAGCTATGACATTGCGGGCATGACGGAAATGTACGGGCCGGGCACGGCCATGGACTGTGATGCCCATGACGGCCTGCACTACTGGGCGGACCTTTTCATCATCGAGGTGCTGAACCCCGAAACCCTGCAACCGGTTCCCGTGGGCGAGGTGGGCGAGATGGTGGTGACCAGTCTGCGCAAGGAGGCCGTGCCCCTGCTGCGCTACCGCACGCATGACCTTTCCCGCCTGCTGCCCGGCAAATGCGCCTGCGGCCTCAACATGCCGCGCCATGACCGCATCCTGGGCCGTTCCGACGACATGATCATCTTCCGCGGGGTCAACATCTATCCCGGTCAGATCATGGATGTCATCGGCGCCTTCCCGGAACTGGGGGGCGAATATCAGGTGGAATTGCGCCGCGACGAACGGGCGATAGATCACATGACCCTGACCGTGGAACGGGCGCAGGGCGTTTCCGCCGATGGGGATGCGGCCCTGGCCGAAACCGTGGGGCGACGTCTGCACAAGGCCATTCTGGCCCGGGTGGATGTGCGCGTGACCGATGCCGGCAGCCTGCCGCGTACCTTCAGCAAGTCCAAGCGCGTGGTGGACCTGCGGCAGGTCTAG
- a CDS encoding autotransporter outer membrane beta-barrel domain-containing protein gives MHVGGDTTIFVDNYRHTDVYPPAAADEDYGLNSQKGISLSGEGSTLVLDGDLDITMLHGNRSTGILAQEDASLTVGGNTSILVKDAPYYTYGIANRYSDQKYAFAGWAADDADLHFKGDLDITVEGGNNAVGINLQHTNGEASALTVDGHLHITASGAREYENKTSLQDFPNAVSNYGIFLNNIENATFTSADISTMSMGNDVESIGTYAYWRSSATFTGHVAYHTTADEDAVAISALARAGSHLDFQQGLQAKGRVVLNAVGNTWEEASTITVNSSRNTEAIVQLEGNIVAGQTDTASIWGNAYDTTTDSPATTNSISVHLLNKNSFFTGRNVLGNVGSKIDLTFDSAAHWNMTDSSPVSALTLNTSGTVDMTYQNTAAAAGFRTLTADSLNGNNGLFIVNTDIDADKSDQIIIGHASGTHRLYVNPTGAEPSREAMATFIVQQQEGSGNFSLANAGGKVEHGLYFYELADRSMGTDGREWYLRRAVGASGQGDKTPTGETVLGLSGMASAYAMWMGQLSDLRERLGEIRYGNGKDGLWVRGFTQENRLSGLDGVDFSQNFYGTSFGYDRLVEQDENNKWLFGLRGQITRAEQRIDGLHDGSGDSRSYGVAAYATWQHSDGWYTDTVLSWDWYDQNLKTRMLDRTRVHGSYTTYGGGFSQEFGRMFRFDNGFFMEPQLQLAWYWMKGTDFTTSNGMDVDQDDMYALTGRAGLVLGKKWDLDEGRYFQPYLKGGVNHEFLGDQTVTVNGVQFSDDLRGTRVYYGAGLDLQFAENARLYAEFEREDGVKASTPWGISAGLRVEF, from the coding sequence ATGCATGTGGGCGGTGATACCACCATTTTTGTGGATAATTATCGGCATACAGACGTGTACCCTCCGGCTGCTGCTGACGAAGATTATGGTCTCAACTCCCAGAAGGGTATCTCGCTTTCTGGTGAAGGTTCCACCCTTGTACTGGATGGCGACCTCGACATCACCATGCTGCACGGAAATCGCTCCACAGGGATTCTGGCCCAAGAGGACGCCAGCTTGACCGTTGGCGGCAATACCTCCATTCTGGTCAAGGATGCCCCCTACTATACCTACGGTATAGCAAATCGCTACTCGGATCAGAAATACGCATTTGCCGGCTGGGCTGCCGACGATGCCGATCTTCACTTCAAGGGAGATCTGGACATCACGGTAGAAGGTGGCAACAACGCCGTGGGCATTAATCTACAGCATACGAATGGAGAGGCATCCGCTCTCACAGTGGACGGACATCTTCACATCACGGCGTCCGGCGCCCGTGAATATGAAAACAAAACCAGCCTCCAGGACTTTCCCAATGCTGTGTCCAACTATGGAATTTTTCTAAATAACATTGAAAATGCCACATTTACCAGCGCCGACATCAGCACTATGTCCATGGGGAATGATGTGGAGTCCATCGGTACCTATGCCTACTGGAGATCATCAGCCACCTTTACGGGTCATGTGGCCTATCACACAACCGCCGATGAGGATGCCGTTGCCATTTCGGCTCTGGCGCGGGCGGGCAGCCACCTGGACTTTCAGCAGGGCCTCCAGGCCAAGGGACGTGTTGTCCTCAACGCCGTCGGCAATACCTGGGAAGAGGCCTCAACCATCACAGTGAATTCGTCCCGCAATACCGAAGCCATTGTCCAGCTTGAAGGCAATATTGTGGCCGGACAGACGGACACCGCCTCCATCTGGGGCAATGCCTATGATACAACAACGGACAGCCCCGCCACCACAAATAGCATCAGCGTTCATCTTCTGAACAAAAATTCCTTTTTTACCGGCAGAAATGTTCTAGGCAATGTGGGCAGCAAGATCGACCTTACCTTCGACAGTGCAGCACACTGGAACATGACCGACAGCTCGCCGGTTTCCGCACTCACCCTGAACACCTCCGGCACCGTAGACATGACCTACCAGAATACCGCTGCCGCTGCGGGCTTCCGTACCCTGACTGCGGACAGTCTGAACGGCAACAACGGCCTGTTTATCGTCAATACGGATATTGATGCCGATAAGAGCGACCAGATCATCATTGGTCATGCCAGCGGTACACACCGCCTTTACGTAAACCCCACTGGCGCGGAACCATCGCGGGAGGCCATGGCGACCTTTATTGTGCAACAGCAGGAAGGCAGCGGGAACTTTTCCCTGGCCAATGCCGGCGGCAAGGTGGAACACGGCTTGTATTTCTATGAGCTGGCGGACCGAAGCATGGGCACGGATGGTCGGGAGTGGTACCTCCGTCGTGCCGTGGGAGCGTCCGGCCAGGGAGACAAGACGCCCACAGGCGAAACTGTGCTGGGCTTGTCCGGCATGGCCTCGGCCTATGCCATGTGGATGGGGCAGCTTTCCGACCTGCGCGAGCGCCTGGGGGAAATTCGCTACGGCAACGGCAAAGATGGCCTGTGGGTGCGCGGCTTTACACAGGAAAATCGGCTCTCCGGTCTGGATGGCGTGGACTTCAGCCAGAATTTCTACGGCACATCCTTTGGCTATGACCGGCTCGTAGAGCAGGATGAAAACAACAAATGGCTCTTTGGGCTGCGCGGCCAGATCACCAGGGCCGAACAGCGCATCGACGGCCTGCACGACGGCTCCGGTGACAGCCGCTCCTACGGTGTGGCGGCCTACGCCACCTGGCAGCACAGCGACGGCTGGTATACCGACACCGTGCTGAGCTGGGACTGGTATGACCAGAACCTCAAGACCCGCATGCTGGACCGCACGCGCGTGCACGGCTCCTATACGACCTATGGCGGCGGCTTCAGCCAGGAGTTCGGCCGCATGTTTCGCTTTGACAACGGCTTTTTTATGGAACCGCAGCTACAGCTTGCCTGGTACTGGATGAAGGGCACGGATTTCACTACCAGCAACGGCATGGACGTGGATCAGGACGACATGTACGCCCTCACCGGCCGCGCCGGTCTGGTACTGGGCAAGAAATGGGATCTAGACGAAGGCCGCTATTTCCAGCCCTATCTCAAGGGTGGCGTGAACCACGAGTTCCTTGGCGACCAGACCGTCACCGTGAACGGGGTGCAATTCAGTGATGATTTGCGCGGCACCCGCGTCTATTACGGTGCCGGCCTTGACCTGCAGTTTGCGGAAAACGCCCGCCTGTATGCAGAATTTGAGCGGGAAGACGGTGTGAAAGCCTCCACCCCCTGGGGCATCAGCGCCGGCCTGCGTGTGGAATTCTAG
- a CDS encoding recombinase family protein, whose amino-acid sequence MGKIYGYARVSSGDQNEGRQLMAMRHHDIPMAQIFVDKISGKNFIRPQYRRLLSCLRPGDMLCITSIDRLGRNYEEILEQWRLLTRKLRVDIQVFDMPLLNTRHDKNLMGTFIADLVLQILSFVAQNERENIRRRQAEGIAAARLRGIRFGREPRPLPHNFEEIRSLWEQGLISAGEAARRCGMARSTFRYRAKRLS is encoded by the coding sequence ATGGGAAAAATATACGGCTATGCTCGCGTATCCAGTGGCGATCAAAATGAAGGCCGCCAGCTTATGGCTATGCGCCATCACGACATACCCATGGCACAGATATTTGTGGACAAGATATCAGGCAAAAACTTCATCCGGCCACAGTACCGGCGTCTTCTGTCCTGCCTGCGACCGGGCGACATGCTCTGCATCACCAGCATCGACCGGCTGGGCAGAAACTATGAGGAAATACTGGAACAGTGGCGTCTGCTGACCCGCAAACTGCGGGTGGATATTCAGGTTTTCGACATGCCGCTGCTCAACACCCGCCACGACAAGAACCTCATGGGCACCTTCATCGCCGATCTGGTGCTACAGATATTGTCCTTTGTGGCGCAGAACGAGCGGGAAAACATCCGCCGGCGCCAGGCCGAGGGCATAGCAGCAGCCCGCCTGCGGGGCATCCGCTTCGGGCGGGAGCCCCGGCCGCTCCCCCACAATTTCGAGGAGATTCGCTCGCTGTGGGAGCAAGGCCTCATTTCGGCCGGCGAGGCCGCCAGACGCTGCGGCATGGCCCGATCAACCTTCCGCTATCGGGCAAAACGCCTGTCATAA
- a CDS encoding DMT family transporter: MSPTGAGLLLALVTALFWGALPLAVKHILPVVDATTIVWLRFCVAAVWIWIFPERRPVRQAAPAASRLTRRQILLLAVAVVGLGGNFVMFNTAVGYLDASACQIMAQGGPVLLLLGSVFVLRESFLPIQAGCVVVLLAGMLLFFNTRLEQLFAGTDSRFLVGMLLSAGASTIWSFYGIAQKVLLRSVSPTRLMRIIYLCCALGLTPFVSPADILRLNFVQGLCLLFACINTLVAYGAFVKAMSIWHAAKVSAVVTTTPLFTIFLEAILQQLLPGVYEVEPLGLLGYVGALVVVVGALGIAVGPMLHWPRRLMPRRGA; this comes from the coding sequence ATGTCTCCCACTGGAGCGGGTTTGCTGCTGGCCCTGGTCACAGCCTTGTTCTGGGGTGCGCTGCCCCTGGCCGTCAAACATATTCTGCCTGTGGTGGATGCCACTACCATTGTCTGGCTGCGCTTCTGCGTGGCAGCCGTCTGGATATGGATATTTCCCGAACGCCGCCCTGTGCGGCAGGCCGCGCCGGCGGCTAGCCGCCTGACCCGCCGGCAGATACTGCTGCTGGCGGTGGCTGTTGTGGGGCTGGGCGGCAATTTTGTCATGTTCAATACGGCGGTGGGCTATCTTGACGCATCGGCCTGTCAGATCATGGCACAGGGGGGACCTGTGCTGCTTCTGCTAGGCAGCGTCTTTGTGCTGCGCGAATCCTTTCTGCCCATTCAGGCCGGCTGTGTGGTGGTGCTGCTGGCCGGCATGCTGCTGTTTTTCAATACCCGCCTTGAGCAGCTTTTTGCCGGAACGGACAGCCGTTTTCTGGTGGGCATGCTGCTGAGCGCCGGGGCCTCCACCATCTGGTCCTTCTATGGCATTGCCCAGAAGGTGCTGCTGCGCTCCGTATCGCCCACCCGGCTCATGCGCATCATTTATCTTTGCTGTGCCCTGGGGCTGACGCCCTTTGTCTCGCCCGCGGACATCCTGCGCCTGAATTTCGTGCAGGGCCTGTGTCTGCTCTTTGCCTGCATCAATACGCTGGTGGCCTATGGCGCCTTTGTGAAGGCCATGAGCATCTGGCATGCGGCCAAGGTCAGTGCCGTGGTGACCACCACACCCCTGTTCACCATTTTTCTGGAAGCCATCCTGCAACAGCTGCTGCCTGGCGTCTACGAGGTGGAACCCCTGGGCCTGCTGGGCTACGTGGGCGCGCTGGTGGTCGTGGTGGGTGCCCTGGGCATTGCTGTCGGCCCCATGCTGCACTGGCCCCGCCGGCTCATGCCCCGGCGTGGCGCCTGA
- a CDS encoding dissimilatory sulfite reductase D family protein: MADKDVIVDFLKGKSAAKSKFYFKDFTELFPDKGPREVKKLLTQLVNEEVLEFWSSGSTTMYGLKGAGKQAHTEGED, encoded by the coding sequence ATGGCTGACAAAGACGTTATTGTTGACTTCCTCAAGGGCAAGTCCGCTGCCAAGTCCAAGTTCTATTTCAAGGACTTCACGGAACTCTTCCCCGACAAGGGCCCCCGCGAGGTAAAGAAGCTGCTCACCCAGCTGGTGAACGAGGAAGTGCTGGAATTCTGGTCCTCCGGTTCCACCACCATGTACGGCCTCAAGGGTGCCGGCAAGCAGGCCCACACTGAGGGCGAGGACTAG